From the Acinetobacter wanghuae genome, one window contains:
- a CDS encoding lecithin retinol acyltransferase family protein, producing MQHTQRFALGSHLMVKHFGYTHHGIYAGRGRVIHYSGFAHLFKKHPIEITSIERFSNGRPILIQEYASAKFKGRKVVRRMRSRMHENNYHLIINNCEHLCTWAITGVESSPQVTRMINRLTTIGYISSMMSFMNSLFLTLTTTSFALVFYIKKKLRDKAKLRLDQYRQLQEQVQQDAPELSKLKHR from the coding sequence ATGCAACACACTCAACGCTTTGCTTTAGGTTCGCACCTCATGGTGAAACATTTCGGTTATACCCATCATGGGATTTATGCCGGACGTGGACGTGTCATTCATTATTCAGGCTTTGCCCATCTCTTTAAAAAGCACCCGATTGAAATCACGTCCATTGAACGTTTTAGCAATGGTCGCCCTATTCTGATTCAGGAATATGCTTCTGCAAAGTTTAAAGGTCGTAAAGTCGTGCGTCGTATGCGTTCACGAATGCATGAAAATAACTACCATCTTATTATTAATAACTGCGAACATTTATGCACATGGGCGATCACTGGAGTCGAAAGTAGCCCTCAAGTTACCCGTATGATCAACCGTCTTACCACTATTGGTTATATCAGTTCAATGATGAGCTTTATGAATAGCTTGTTCTTGACCCTAACCACGACAAGCTTTGCTTTGGTGTTTTATATTAAGAAAAAGCTCCGTGATAAAGCCAAGTTGCGCTTAGATCAATATCGTCAGCTCCAAGAACAGGTGCAACAAGACGCACCCGAATTAAGTAAGCTCAAACATCGCTAG
- the trmA gene encoding tRNA (uridine(54)-C5)-methyltransferase TrmA, with protein MTSSYQQQLDAKVERISAQFAEFNPPALEVFESPENYYRMRAEFRIWHTEDDLFYAMFERDADNNKKVIRIDEFPVADKSINALMPKLLSAFKADSLLGARLFEVHFLATLKGEMLVSLIYHRHLDESWEPAAKALAEQLNIKLIGRSRGKKFVVSDEYVVEELQVFDTKYQYQQIESSFTQPNAEVCQKMLEWACTAATQSDKDLLELYCGNGNFTLPLSTKFRRVLATELAKSSVYAAQWNIEKNNIDNIQVARLSAEEFTQAYNGEREFRRLQEANIDLTSYEFDTVFVDPPRAGIDDATLKLLQRFERILYISCNPDTLYDNLQTLSQTHKITKFAMFDQFPYTHHVESGVLLEKI; from the coding sequence ATGACTTCATCTTATCAGCAACAACTTGATGCCAAAGTTGAACGCATTTCTGCCCAATTTGCCGAATTTAATCCTCCTGCCCTTGAAGTTTTCGAGTCTCCTGAAAACTATTATCGTATGCGTGCAGAGTTCCGTATTTGGCATACTGAAGATGATCTGTTCTATGCCATGTTTGAACGTGATGCTGATAACAATAAAAAAGTCATCCGCATTGATGAATTCCCCGTTGCAGATAAAAGTATTAATGCATTAATGCCAAAACTATTAAGCGCATTTAAAGCCGACTCTTTGCTTGGTGCACGTTTATTTGAAGTGCATTTCTTAGCGACGTTAAAAGGCGAAATGCTCGTATCCCTGATTTACCATCGTCACTTAGATGAAAGTTGGGAGCCTGCAGCAAAAGCTTTGGCTGAACAATTGAATATCAAATTGATTGGTCGTAGCCGTGGTAAGAAATTTGTGGTTTCTGACGAATACGTTGTCGAAGAATTACAAGTTTTTGATACAAAATATCAATACCAACAAATTGAAAGCAGTTTTACCCAACCCAATGCTGAAGTTTGCCAAAAAATGTTGGAATGGGCATGTACAGCTGCAACCCAATCTGACAAAGACTTACTTGAGCTGTATTGTGGTAATGGTAACTTTACTCTACCACTTTCAACTAAATTCCGTCGTGTGTTAGCCACCGAACTCGCAAAATCTTCGGTATATGCAGCACAGTGGAATATTGAAAAAAATAATATCGATAATATTCAAGTGGCGCGTTTGTCTGCTGAAGAATTCACGCAAGCATACAACGGCGAACGTGAATTCCGTCGTTTGCAAGAAGCCAATATTGATCTAACCAGCTATGAGTTTGATACGGTATTTGTTGATCCGCCGCGCGCTGGTATTGATGACGCAACATTGAAACTACTACAACGTTTCGAGCGTATTTTGTATATTTCATGCAATCCCGATACGCTTTACGACAACCTACAAACATTAAGTCAAACCCATAAAATCACCAAGTTTGCGATGTTTGACCAATTCCCTTATACCCATCATGTGGAATCGGGTGTTTTACTTGAAAAGATTTAA